The Chryseobacterium phocaeense genome includes the window CGAACACCCGATTACCAATAACCCAATGATCATTTTTGGATAACCATGGAAAAAGATGAATTAAAAATCCTCGCTCAGAATCTCGCCAATCCGCAAGGAGAAAAAGGGGTCGAGATTGCAGAGATGATGCATGAAACCAACATCAGCATGACTATGGAAAGCATTAAAACGCTTTTAATAGAAGATGATGAGCATATCCTTGAAATAGGACACGGAAATGCCGGGCACCTGAAAAATATTCTGAACAGAGCACAAAACCTGAAATATACAGGCGTAGATATCTCCGAAACCATGTACAATGAAGCCAGAAAGCTGAATAAAGATTTTGAAAGCCAGGCGGAATTTGTACTGTACGAAGGCAAAAAACTTCCTTTTGAAGATAAGACATTTGACAAAATATTTACAGTAAACACAGTCTATTTCTGGGAAGAACCGGTTGAGTTTCTCAATGAGATCTACAGGGTTCTCAAGAAAGACGGAACTTTTGTTCTCACGTTCGGACAGAGGAAGTTCATGGAAACCCTGCCGTTTACAGAATTCAATTTTACGATGTACAGCAACAGTGAAATGGAACAGCTGGTTTCTAAAAGCCACTTCAAAAGAATGAAAATTTCCGAAAAAGAAGAAGATATACCAGGCAAATCCAGAAACGAAACCGTCCATAGAATTTACACAGTTTTAACCATAAAAAAATAAAATAATGAGCACGTTAGTTAATGATTTAAAGGAAAAATGGGAGGCTCTGAAAGCAGAAAATCCACATATAAGAATAAGAAATGCAGCAGCACAGTTAGGCGTAAGCGAAGCTGAATTGCTGGCAACAAGCATAGGAGAGGGAGTAACCGTATTAAACCCTGAATTTCCTGCTATCCTTACCGAAGCAGAACAGTTAGGAAAAGTAATGGCACTTACCCGCAATGACGAATGTGTACACGAAAGAAAAGGAACTTACCAGAACGGTGATTTCAGCAGTCCGCATGCGCAGCTTTTTGTAGGAGAAGATATTGACTTAAGAATTTTCCTTAATCATTGGAAATCGGCATTTGCTGTAGTGGAAGGAGATAAAAAAAGTCTTCAGTTCTTTGGAAAAGACGGTCTTGCCCTTCATAAGATTTACCTGACGAAAACCAGCAATGAAGCTGCTTTCGATGCGATCGTAGAAAAATTCAAGGCGGAAGATCAGAACCAGGCTCTTACCATTGAAGCAGTAGCTCCGAAAGCTCCCGAAAAAGCAGACTCAGAGATTGATACAGAAGGCTTCAGAACAGCATGGACCGAATTAAAAGATACCCACGACTTCTTCATGATGACCAGAAAATTCGGGGTAAGC containing:
- a CDS encoding class I SAM-dependent methyltransferase yields the protein MEKDELKILAQNLANPQGEKGVEIAEMMHETNISMTMESIKTLLIEDDEHILEIGHGNAGHLKNILNRAQNLKYTGVDISETMYNEARKLNKDFESQAEFVLYEGKKLPFEDKTFDKIFTVNTVYFWEEPVEFLNEIYRVLKKDGTFVLTFGQRKFMETLPFTEFNFTMYSNSEMEQLVSKSHFKRMKISEKEEDIPGKSRNETVHRIYTVLTIKK
- a CDS encoding hemin-degrading factor, with the translated sequence MSTLVNDLKEKWEALKAENPHIRIRNAAAQLGVSEAELLATSIGEGVTVLNPEFPAILTEAEQLGKVMALTRNDECVHERKGTYQNGDFSSPHAQLFVGEDIDLRIFLNHWKSAFAVVEGDKKSLQFFGKDGLALHKIYLTKTSNEAAFDAIVEKFKAEDQNQALTIEAVAPKAPEKADSEIDTEGFRTAWTELKDTHDFFMMTRKFGVSRTQALRLAPEGFTKKIDNAKVVNVLEDASEKNIPIMAFVGNRGIIQIHTGNVKKTLWHQQWFNVMDPDFNLHLDVTKIAEAWIVKKPTEDGEVTAIEVFNKEGDFIVQFFGKRKPGIPELQEWKDLVAELEK